A stretch of the Filimonas lacunae genome encodes the following:
- a CDS encoding DUF1311 domain-containing protein, with amino-acid sequence MNTTVLTRLRTFLLLFFTTVCISVKSQTSPNNQKQASLTDVFRAQCKACIAKAANKTACYKQWYQQTDSLLETYYKSLLTTSDSTQKVNLEDERQDWLVQRNSFFKKSYSSYNKNRPDEAARIFADNIDFVNQRIRKLATAQSTDYSPERYQVSFNGAYSFDDQVTDDDQVYLLKADMKVKMADAEKGWFRLFARMNVSEEYDGMLIDTLTIRNNKATYQYYVNGGVCKIGFSFSRQGVYVKEETENKNLDCAFGQALPLFGFYRKTSSRTPTNREMLKDRL; translated from the coding sequence ATGAATACAACTGTGCTTACCCGGCTTCGTACATTTCTATTACTTTTCTTTACTACGGTCTGCATCAGTGTAAAATCTCAAACATCCCCAAACAACCAGAAGCAGGCATCTCTAACCGATGTCTTTCGCGCGCAATGCAAGGCCTGCATAGCCAAGGCTGCCAACAAAACGGCTTGCTACAAACAATGGTACCAGCAAACAGACAGCCTGTTAGAAACTTATTACAAAAGCCTGCTTACCACCAGTGACAGCACACAAAAAGTAAACCTGGAAGATGAAAGGCAAGACTGGCTGGTGCAACGCAATAGTTTTTTCAAAAAATCGTATAGTAGTTATAATAAGAACCGGCCAGATGAAGCAGCCAGGATCTTTGCAGATAACATTGACTTTGTAAACCAGCGCATACGAAAACTGGCAACGGCACAAAGCACAGACTATTCGCCCGAACGTTACCAGGTATCTTTTAACGGCGCATACAGTTTTGATGACCAGGTAACCGATGACGACCAGGTTTATTTGTTGAAGGCAGATATGAAGGTAAAGATGGCGGATGCTGAAAAAGGCTGGTTTCGCCTGTTTGCCCGTATGAATGTTTCGGAAGAATATGATGGCATGCTGATAGATACGCTTACTATCAGAAACAACAAAGCCACTTACCAGTATTACGTAAATGGAGGCGTTTGTAAAATAGGATTCTCTTTTAGCCGCCAGGGTGTTTATGTAAAGGAAGAAACGGAAAATAAAAACCTGGATTGTGCTTTTGGACAGGCATTGCCGCTGTTTGGCTTTTACCGCAAAACATCTTCCCGCACACCTACCAACCGCGAAATGCTGAAAGACAGGCTATGA
- a CDS encoding serine hydrolase domain-containing protein, translating into MRKHIYLFTTIVLLLIHNLNYGQSPQDSLTTQLEQEYKQSVFAGFTVAIVNKDSILYEHAFGYADIASQKPYTTHTLQPIASVSKLFIGMSVMKAVDQHLLSLDSDINSLLPFRITNPYSPKYPIRLHHLLTHTSGIADNKEIFKKTYYVFPPEPVNNPLYAFMKANGYGSTPPSGDSALGIFLKNYLNNNGTYYQKDNFLKATPGKVFDYSNIASDLAAYIVEYKSGNSFAAYTKKYILTPLNMTQSCWSAAEADSNQLATLYTIDKMNYPKYGSICYPAGGLITSGHELSLFMKENIAGYYGNSNILTPTSFTTLMQPAFTEKNTPKYIAPDEPNIGVFYIFKKNGILGHTGSDGGVTSFFFFNPNKGFGMLFITNTEVQSVSGYNEQVLKDFEKIWRTLGQFGERLHVSQKTHVNTSVTY; encoded by the coding sequence ATGAGAAAACATATATACCTTTTTACCACCATTGTGCTTCTTCTTATTCATAACCTCAACTACGGCCAATCACCACAGGACTCTCTTACCACTCAGCTGGAACAAGAATACAAGCAATCGGTATTCGCAGGCTTTACAGTGGCGATCGTAAACAAAGACTCTATATTATATGAGCATGCATTTGGTTATGCAGATATAGCAAGCCAAAAGCCTTACACCACGCACACCTTACAGCCTATAGCCTCGGTAAGCAAACTATTTATAGGTATGTCTGTTATGAAAGCAGTAGACCAACACCTGCTTTCTTTAGACAGCGACATCAATAGCCTGCTTCCTTTTAGAATAACCAATCCCTATTCACCCAAATATCCTATCCGCTTACACCATCTGCTAACGCATACATCCGGTATTGCAGACAATAAAGAAATATTTAAGAAAACCTATTATGTTTTTCCTCCAGAACCTGTAAACAATCCACTGTATGCATTTATGAAGGCCAATGGCTATGGCAGCACGCCTCCTTCAGGAGACTCTGCGCTGGGCATATTTCTTAAAAATTACCTTAATAACAACGGTACTTATTACCAAAAGGACAATTTTCTGAAAGCTACTCCCGGAAAAGTGTTTGACTATTCCAATATAGCCTCCGACCTGGCTGCCTATATCGTGGAATATAAGTCGGGGAATAGTTTTGCAGCATATACAAAAAAATATATTCTTACACCACTGAACATGACACAGTCATGCTGGTCAGCAGCAGAAGCCGACTCTAACCAGTTAGCCACTTTATACACGATCGACAAAATGAATTATCCAAAATACGGCTCCATATGTTACCCCGCAGGAGGTCTTATTACATCCGGCCATGAGCTGTCTTTGTTTATGAAAGAAAATATTGCCGGCTATTATGGCAACTCAAACATTTTAACACCCACCTCTTTTACTACATTAATGCAACCGGCATTTACAGAAAAGAACACACCTAAATACATAGCACCGGACGAACCCAATATTGGCGTATTTTATATCTTTAAGAAAAACGGTATCCTTGGGCATACCGGTAGCGATGGCGGCGTAACATCTTTTTTCTTCTTCAATCCTAATAAAGGCTTTGGTATGCTGTTTATTACCAACACAGAAGTCCAGAGTGTATCTGGTTATAATGAGCAGGTGTTGAAAGATTTTGAAAAAATATGGCGTACTTTGGGGCAGTTTGGCGAAAGGTTACATGTAAGTCAGAAGACACATGTTAATACGTCAGTCACCTATTAA
- a CDS encoding M1 family metallopeptidase, giving the protein MYSIRLFISACISLLAGVLLTGSALAQKPAYTHADTLRGSITPERSWWNVLYYAITVKPDEGSKTITGKNSLRYQVTQANKGRKMQLDLQKPLVIDSVLWDGIQRVPFEKEGNAWHVWMPEQQKGSIHRVDIYYGGKVHEAIRPPWDGGWVWGKDSLGRPYMTVACQGLGASIWYPCKDHQSDEPDSGASLTMIVPDSLVAVGNGRLQHKQSNGDGTTTYTWAVVNPISNYCIIPYIGKYVNFSEVYNGEKGPLSVNYWVLDYNQARAKEYMPTQVHNMLKSFEYWMGPYPFYEDGYQLIDASHTGMEHQSAVSYGNRYAFGYRGRDQSNSGLGLKFDFIIIHESGHEWFGNNITTNDLADMWVHESFTNYSETLFADYIFGEEAGNAYNYGIRAGIRNDAPIIPVYGVNAQGSGDMYPKGGNMLHTIRHGMGNDSLFRSIIRGLNSTFYHTTVNAADIENYISKRAGFDYSKVFSQYLLTTQIPRFEYYFSADKKQVSYRYANCIKGFTMPLLLQQAGVKIKLIPADSWKSQPVNSEQAALFTPDAIQKMYYLKVVEGAQ; this is encoded by the coding sequence ATGTATAGTATACGTTTATTTATCAGTGCCTGCATAAGCCTGCTGGCGGGTGTTTTATTAACCGGTAGTGCGCTGGCGCAGAAGCCTGCCTATACGCATGCCGACACGTTGCGGGGCAGCATTACACCGGAGAGAAGCTGGTGGAATGTGCTATATTATGCCATTACGGTAAAGCCAGATGAGGGTAGTAAAACCATTACCGGTAAAAACAGTCTTCGCTACCAGGTAACCCAGGCTAATAAGGGGCGCAAAATGCAGCTGGATTTGCAGAAACCTTTGGTTATTGACAGTGTGCTGTGGGATGGAATACAACGGGTGCCGTTTGAAAAAGAAGGCAATGCCTGGCATGTGTGGATGCCGGAGCAACAGAAGGGTAGCATACACCGGGTGGATATTTATTATGGCGGCAAGGTGCATGAAGCCATCAGGCCGCCGTGGGATGGTGGCTGGGTATGGGGTAAAGACTCGCTGGGTCGCCCTTACATGACGGTGGCCTGCCAGGGACTGGGTGCTTCTATCTGGTATCCCTGTAAAGATCATCAGAGCGATGAGCCGGACAGCGGCGCTTCGTTAACGATGATCGTGCCCGATTCGCTGGTAGCGGTAGGTAACGGAAGGTTGCAGCACAAGCAAAGCAATGGCGATGGTACCACTACCTACACCTGGGCGGTGGTAAACCCTATCAGCAACTACTGCATTATTCCTTACATCGGAAAATATGTAAACTTTTCAGAAGTATATAATGGCGAGAAGGGGCCATTAAGTGTTAATTACTGGGTGCTGGATTATAACCAGGCCCGTGCTAAGGAATATATGCCCACACAGGTGCATAATATGCTGAAAAGCTTTGAATACTGGATGGGACCCTATCCGTTTTATGAAGATGGTTACCAGCTGATAGACGCTTCCCATACCGGTATGGAGCACCAGAGCGCCGTTTCGTATGGCAACCGCTATGCTTTCGGGTACCGCGGACGCGATCAGAGTAATTCGGGGCTGGGGTTGAAATTTGATTTCATTATTATTCATGAAAGTGGTCATGAATGGTTTGGTAATAACATCACCACCAACGATCTGGCAGATATGTGGGTGCATGAAAGCTTTACCAATTACAGCGAAACCCTTTTTGCAGATTATATATTCGGTGAGGAAGCGGGTAATGCTTACAACTATGGTATTCGCGCCGGTATACGTAACGATGCGCCTATTATTCCTGTTTATGGTGTAAACGCGCAGGGTAGTGGGGATATGTATCCTAAAGGAGGTAATATGTTGCATACCATACGGCACGGTATGGGTAACGACAGTTTGTTCAGAAGTATTATCCGTGGTTTAAACAGTACTTTTTATCATACTACCGTGAATGCGGCTGATATAGAAAACTATATCTCCAAAAGGGCGGGCTTTGATTACAGCAAGGTGTTTTCGCAGTATTTACTTACCACGCAAATACCCCGGTTTGAGTATTATTTCAGCGCCGATAAAAAACAGGTAAGTTACCGTTACGCCAATTGTATAAAAGGGTTTACCATGCCTTTGTTGTTGCAGCAGGCGGGTGTGAAAATAAAGCTGATACCTGCGGATAGCTGGAAAAGCCAGCCGGTAAATAGCGAACAGGCGGCCTTGTTTACGCCGGATGCTATACAGAAAATGTATTATTTGAAGGTAGTAGAGGGCGCTCAATAG